In the genome of Helicobacter sp. 12S02232-10, the window TTTTTGGAAATGGTAGTACAAAGGTTTTAGCAGGGGTATTGGTATTTTCCATAATTTCTTGTGTTTGATTGGCGGGGGTATCAATAGACTTGATTTCTTGTTTTGGTTCTATTTGTATTTTTTCAGTTTCTGTCTTTAGCGTATTTTCTTTTTCTTGCAGATTTTTTAATTCCTCTTTAAAGACTTGAATAAAATTATTATTATTGATATTTTCATTTTCTTTGAGTTGGTTGATTTCTTTCATTAGTTGTTCAAAAAAAACATCTTTGTTTTTTCCCATTAAGCGATAAAAATACATAAAACTTTGTAAAAATTCATCAACATTTCGATTCATATTTTTTCCTTTTTGTGAATCAAAGAGTGCAAGTACTCTTTGATTCTTTGATTGATATTTGTTTGTTTGGTATCCAACTACATTGACATTTCAGAATTTTTAGTCATCTTTTTAGTCTGCGACTTTTTGACTTCTGCTTTTTTGGCTGTAACAGCTTTTACTTCTGATTGGATTTTAGGAGAAATGGGTTTTTGAGCTTCTGTTTGACCTACATTTTTTAAATATTCATTAAGCTCTTTTTGATTTTTAATCGGCTTGTTTTCATAGACTTCTACGCCTCCTGTGATTTTAACATCACCATAGATTAAGGTTTCTGATCCAACAACAGATTTGTGATAGGCTTTTGCATTATCAGACAATTTTGCACCATTTAAAACTATTGCACTATCATAAATCCAAGCATTGCCATTATGGGATAGATTTGATTCATCCTCTACAAAACCACCTTTATCACCTGCCTTAACATCATCAAAGTCTCTTAAAGCTTCAATTCTAAAAAGCTTTGTTTGTTTATATTCTACTGATTCATTTGTTAGTTTGTATTTTTTGTCTTCTTGATTCTTTTCTTGTCCGATATTTGGGGCATTTTCTTTTAATTTTTCATTAATGATTCTTTCAACTTCTTGCTTTTGAGTTTCATTTAATTTCATAGGGGGTTCATAAGCCACATCATTATTTTGTGCAATCAAATATCCTTTGATTTGCTCTGCAGTTGCTTTATGAAGTTTGTTTTCAATATCTCCAAAGATTAGATGTGATTTTGAATGATCAAAATCTTTATTGTTCCATAGTATTGCTTTATGCAAGAATTCTTTTTTTATTGGCTTCATCTTGTTTTTATCCAATGTTTTAAATACATCAACATTATAAAGAAATTTAGATTCCAATGTGGGCTTGATTGCCACTTTTTCAGTTTTCATTTGTATATAAGGTTGGTTTGTTTGAAGATTGATTTTTAAATTGCCATCTTTATCAAGTTGTGGTTCATAAACATATCTGAATAATGGTTCTTGCGTATGCTTATCAAGTCTTTGATTGCCATCTTTATCAAGCAGTGGGATTTTATTGCCATTTTCATCAAGTTCATAAACAGGAATATATTCAAAAGCTTTGATAAAACTGATTTTAGCTTTTGGAATGCTATTGTCTTGAAAGATACTATCAATTTCTTTTTCATCTACTTTTAGCTGTTTTGCTTCAGCTAGACTTAACCAAACATTGCTTTGATAGTTACCTTGCTTTTGTTTCAAATCAAGAACTAAAGAATTCAAGCCATTATAAGGCACACCATTTAAGCCGTTATAAGCTCTATTAAATGTTTCTACTTTTTCTAAGAATGGAGCATATTGTCCTTTCATTGCCATTGCAACTTCATAAACAATATAATTTCCAAATGTATCTTTTTTCTCTTCTAAGCTCATTTCAGCCCAAGATTTTTTTTCTTGCTCATTCATTGTCATCTCCTCTTGTTAATTCAATTTTTGCTTCTAAATCTGCTTTAGCTTCAAGTTCGTTTTGAAGCTCTATTCCATAATTTGCTAATGCAATAAACTCTTCTTTTGTTAAAGCAATCCTTGTTTCTAATGCCCTTAAATCTGATAAATTTGATGGATTCATCATTGACTCCTGAAATTTTGGTGATTTCAAACCAAAGTAAGTTCATTCAAATAATGAATTTTTGATTTGATGGGGGAATGTTAATGGAAATCAAAATCTTAAAAAA includes:
- a CDS encoding ArdC-like ssDNA-binding domain-containing protein, with the protein product MNEQEKKSWAEMSLEEKKDTFGNYIVYEVAMAMKGQYAPFLEKVETFNRAYNGLNGVPYNGLNSLVLDLKQKQGNYQSNVWLSLAEAKQLKVDEKEIDSIFQDNSIPKAKISFIKAFEYIPVYELDENGNKIPLLDKDGNQRLDKHTQEPLFRYVYEPQLDKDGNLKINLQTNQPYIQMKTEKVAIKPTLESKFLYNVDVFKTLDKNKMKPIKKEFLHKAILWNNKDFDHSKSHLIFGDIENKLHKATAEQIKGYLIAQNNDVAYEPPMKLNETQKQEVERIINEKLKENAPNIGQEKNQEDKKYKLTNESVEYKQTKLFRIEALRDFDDVKAGDKGGFVEDESNLSHNGNAWIYDSAIVLNGAKLSDNAKAYHKSVVGSETLIYGDVKITGGVEVYENKPIKNQKELNEYLKNVGQTEAQKPISPKIQSEVKAVTAKKAEVKKSQTKKMTKNSEMSM